A window of Clostridia bacterium contains these coding sequences:
- a CDS encoding phenylacetate--CoA ligase family protein, with protein sequence MGRPRSSLDEWVRGKVGLGPGEELTREKLADYQLGKLRALVDYVSRHSPFYRRHLQGYPLTALNSLDDLAELPFTTEEDLRAAGLKMLCVSQSRINRIVTLDTSGTTGRPKRICFTPADQALTVEFFQQGLATFTWPGEKVLILLPGERPGSIGDLLARAMQNLGVVPIPFGVGHSLAEMLAKLAETQAQVIIGIPVHVLALARYHRLWEPEKTINLKRVLLTTDYVAQAVVEVLQDSWQCEVFRYYGMTEMGYGGGIECRRHEGYHLYEGDFLFEIVDPVRGTRVPAGAWGEVVVTTLTRNGMPLVRYRTGDIARLLPEPCPCGSVLARLGPVKRRVKGWIRVDDETGFSIGELDEILFTLPGVVDFMVWRYGAAEPFWLEIEVEAIDRALSPGQIRRALETHPAMQSLLAQGRLQLTARGIPAPACYRPKTGKRRMEVRVTRGQP encoded by the coding sequence ATGGGCCGGCCCCGCAGCAGCTTGGATGAGTGGGTGCGGGGGAAAGTGGGCCTCGGTCCCGGTGAAGAGCTGACCCGGGAAAAACTTGCAGATTACCAGCTGGGAAAACTCCGCGCTCTGGTGGATTACGTCTCCCGGCACAGCCCTTTTTACCGGCGGCATTTACAGGGTTATCCCCTGACCGCCCTCAATAGTTTGGACGACTTAGCGGAGCTGCCCTTTACCACGGAAGAGGATTTAAGGGCTGCCGGGTTAAAGATGCTGTGTGTCTCCCAGAGCCGGATCAACAGGATCGTCACCCTGGATACCTCCGGTACCACCGGCCGGCCCAAACGGATCTGTTTTACCCCTGCCGACCAGGCGTTGACGGTGGAGTTTTTTCAACAAGGGTTGGCCACCTTTACCTGGCCCGGGGAGAAAGTATTGATTCTCCTGCCCGGTGAGCGGCCCGGCAGTATCGGTGATTTGCTGGCCAGGGCCATGCAAAACCTGGGGGTGGTACCCATCCCCTTCGGCGTGGGACATAGCCTGGCGGAGATGCTGGCGAAACTGGCGGAGACCCAAGCCCAGGTGATCATCGGCATTCCGGTGCACGTGCTGGCCCTGGCCAGGTATCACCGGTTATGGGAACCGGAAAAAACCATTAACCTGAAAAGGGTGCTCTTGACCACGGATTATGTGGCTCAAGCGGTAGTGGAGGTATTGCAGGACAGCTGGCAGTGCGAGGTTTTCAGGTATTACGGCATGACGGAAATGGGCTACGGGGGAGGCATTGAGTGCCGCCGGCATGAGGGCTACCACCTGTACGAGGGAGATTTCCTCTTTGAAATCGTGGATCCGGTGCGGGGGACCAGAGTACCGGCCGGAGCCTGGGGCGAGGTGGTGGTCACTACTTTGACCAGAAACGGGATGCCCCTGGTCCGTTACCGCACGGGGGATATTGCCCGGCTGCTCCCGGAACCGTGTCCCTGCGGATCGGTGCTGGCCAGGCTGGGCCCCGTTAAAAGGCGGGTTAAAGGCTGGATCCGGGTGGATGACGAGACCGGTTTCAGCATCGGGGAGTTAGATGAAATCCTGTTTACCCTGCCGGGGGTGGTGGATTTTATGGTGTGGCGTTACGGTGCGGCGGAACCCTTTTGGTTGGAAATAGAGGTGGAGGCCATCGACCGGGCTTTAAGCCCCGGACAAATCAGGAGAGCCCTGGAGACGCACCCGGCCATGCAGTCATTGCTGGCCCAGGGCAGGCTGCAGCTCACCGCCCGGGGAATCCCGGCACCTGCTTGTTACCGACCGAAAACAGGTAAGAGGAGAATGGAGGTAAGAGTGACCCGTGGGCAGCCTTGA
- a CDS encoding MBL fold metallo-hydrolase translates to MKKLKIETRRGLRMAVGKRSFAGYSLNTCSYWVDGVIVDTGPRSLRAGFRAFLAAQPVEKVVLTHSHEDHCGNAVLFNEKGIPVYLHPGTVDRAAQPVRVPFYRWVFWRPRSPFKAEPLPGAIETARGKLIQVIPAPGHAPDHVAYLYPEEGVLFTGDLFVSTTTKLGMREEDYAAWMNTLAKLLEYDFDLICCGHAGMVPNGKEMLAKKLHKLQELKESILHLKEKGWSDREIERKLFPHTRKVELLSGGEWGSIHIVRALMNTGK, encoded by the coding sequence ATGAAAAAACTGAAAATTGAGACACGCCGCGGCCTCCGCATGGCGGTGGGGAAAAGGTCTTTCGCCGGCTACAGCCTCAATACCTGCTCTTACTGGGTGGACGGGGTCATCGTGGATACGGGACCGCGCAGCTTAAGAGCGGGGTTTCGTGCTTTTCTTGCGGCACAGCCGGTGGAAAAGGTGGTGCTGACCCACAGTCATGAGGATCACTGCGGCAACGCGGTTTTATTCAATGAAAAAGGCATACCCGTCTACCTGCACCCCGGTACCGTGGACCGGGCGGCGCAGCCGGTCCGGGTGCCTTTTTACCGCTGGGTTTTTTGGCGGCCCAGGTCCCCGTTTAAGGCGGAACCCTTGCCGGGGGCCATCGAAACCGCCCGGGGAAAACTGATCCAGGTGATCCCGGCGCCGGGACATGCGCCGGATCATGTGGCCTATCTGTATCCTGAAGAAGGCGTTTTATTTACCGGCGATTTATTCGTCAGCACCACTACCAAATTAGGCATGCGTGAGGAAGATTATGCTGCCTGGATGAACACCCTGGCAAAGCTGCTGGAGTATGATTTTGACCTGATCTGCTGCGGTCATGCGGGGATGGTCCCCAACGGCAAGGAGATGCTGGCCAAGAAACTGCACAAGCTGCAGGAACTTAAGGAAAGCATCCTCCATCTGAAGGAAAAAGGGTGGAGTGACCGGGAGATCGAGAGAAAACTGTTTCCCCACACCAGGAAAGTGGAGCTCCTGTCCGGGGGAGAATGGGGTTCCATTCATATCGTCCGTGCCTTGATGAACACCGGCAAGTGA
- a CDS encoding radical SAM protein, translated as MTGGPEQLLGRTESVCPECLKVVPALRVAGAGQVYLVKECDDHGVFRTLIWEGEEHYRRWDMARLPVRVDHPVTPVDKGCPYDCGPCPEHRQDPCCVLLEVTGNCNLNCPICFASAAAGKSQDPSLEEIRDWYRRLHSHGSHYNIQLSGGEPTVRDDLPEIVRLGKEFGFPHLQLNTNGLRLAREPELARKLKDAGLDTVYLQFDGTRDDIYQATRGRALLEEKLAAIEHCAAAGLGVALVPTLVAGVNLDHIGEIIDFALSRMPYVRGVHFQPISYFGRYPGVPPVHRLTIPRILREIEAQTAGRMRQEHFAPVGAENPYCTFHGSFTLQPDGTLKPWRVQGCCGPSQEPVDPKAGVAKSRTFVARQWSAPPQAACCNRDPAAGLDELLRRIHTYSISISGMAFQDAWNLDLERLRDCKLFIFSPPGKLIPFCAFNLTAPDGRSLYRPRRGEDRHGPAPQQLG; from the coding sequence GTGACGGGGGGACCGGAACAACTGCTGGGCAGGACGGAAAGTGTTTGCCCGGAATGCTTGAAGGTGGTGCCGGCCTTAAGAGTGGCCGGGGCAGGCCAGGTCTACCTGGTGAAGGAATGCGATGATCACGGTGTCTTCCGCACTTTGATTTGGGAAGGAGAGGAGCATTACCGCCGCTGGGACATGGCCCGGCTGCCGGTGCGGGTGGACCACCCGGTGACGCCGGTGGACAAAGGTTGTCCCTATGACTGCGGGCCCTGTCCCGAGCACCGGCAAGACCCTTGCTGTGTGCTGCTGGAGGTGACGGGGAACTGCAATCTTAATTGTCCCATTTGTTTTGCCTCCGCGGCGGCGGGTAAAAGCCAGGACCCCTCCTTAGAGGAAATCCGGGATTGGTACCGCCGGCTGCATTCCCACGGAAGTCATTATAACATCCAACTGTCGGGAGGAGAACCGACGGTCCGGGATGACTTGCCGGAAATAGTCAGGCTGGGAAAGGAGTTCGGTTTTCCTCACCTGCAGTTGAATACCAACGGCCTCAGGCTGGCCAGGGAACCGGAGCTGGCCCGGAAACTGAAAGATGCCGGGTTAGACACGGTCTACTTGCAATTTGACGGCACCAGAGATGACATCTATCAAGCCACCAGGGGGCGGGCCTTACTGGAGGAGAAACTGGCGGCCATCGAGCACTGCGCCGCTGCCGGGTTAGGCGTCGCCCTGGTGCCGACCCTGGTAGCCGGGGTAAACCTGGATCATATCGGGGAGATCATTGACTTTGCCCTCAGCCGCATGCCCTATGTCAGGGGTGTTCATTTCCAACCTATCAGCTATTTCGGACGGTATCCCGGTGTCCCGCCGGTGCACCGGCTGACCATTCCCCGGATCTTAAGGGAAATCGAGGCGCAAACCGCCGGGAGAATGAGACAAGAGCATTTCGCTCCGGTTGGGGCGGAAAACCCTTACTGCACTTTTCACGGGAGTTTTACCCTGCAGCCTGACGGGACTTTGAAACCCTGGCGGGTCCAAGGCTGCTGCGGGCCTTCCCAAGAGCCGGTGGATCCGAAAGCCGGAGTGGCGAAATCAAGAACCTTTGTGGCCCGGCAGTGGTCTGCCCCGCCGCAGGCTGCCTGCTGTAACCGTGACCCGGCGGCGGGCCTGGATGAGCTCCTCCGCCGGATCCATACGTATTCCATCAGTATTTCCGGGATGGCCTTTCAAGACGCCTGGAACCTGGACCTGGAGCGGCTCCGGGACTGCAAGTTGTTTATTTTCAGTCCCCCGGGAAAACTCATTCCTTTTTGCGCCTTTAACTTAACGGCGCCGGACGGCCGGAGCCTTTACCGGCCCCGGCGAGGGGAGGATAGGCATGGGCCGGCCCCGCAGCAGCTTGGATGA